A stretch of DNA from Acipenser ruthenus chromosome 21, fAciRut3.2 maternal haplotype, whole genome shotgun sequence:
TTTCCTTTCTGTAAAGTTGTGAAGTACCTGCAGCTTGTGTTTCTAACTGTAAGTATTCAATTACTTGACATTACTTTACTGACAGAGAGTGTGTTTTTGCCCTTTAATTGAGTAGTTGTTTGTATATTGTTTGTAGGGCTGTTATTAACCCACAAGGTTGataactttttaatttatttttattatatatttttttatcagctTTACTCAGCAAGCTCTTCAGAGTCTTTCTGGACACCATGGTTATCAGTAAGAAGCAGCTGAAAGAATCTGCATTGCCCTCAGTGCAGGAGGTGAGAGAGGCAGAGCTGGAGCAGGAGAGCTCACAGAGTGGGAGCCACCAACTGGGAGGAATAGCCAGCAGACCCTGGAAAGCATTTAGCCGAGGGAGCACAGATACCAAGGTGCGTCCTGTAAGCGGGTTCCCTCCTCCAGACTGCTCAGCGGCTTTGTGAACGGGTGGAAGAGTTTAGTATAGTTTTCAAAATGTGTTAAACCAAAGCCCCACACATGTTTAGTAAAGCTTCAGCATGCTAAgagaatttttttgtttgtgttttatttatgacaTGCTGATATTCAGTAAGAAACATGGTGTCCGTCTACTACTGTGGagttagaattgttttttttttaaattaataatgtaaagtgtttacAGGCTCACAACCAGCCTAGCTAACACCTGTCAGTTTTTTCTTTAGACGGTTTCCAGATCTGACAAAGCCCATTCGCCAACAGAGAGGGCGTCCGCCGGTCCGAAAGAAGAGGCAGAGGAGGACTCACCTGCTGAGCAGGAAGGGGAAGACCCCCAGGGGGCCAAGTCGAGAGAGAGCTCCGAGGAGGAAGCTACAAACCAGGAAGAAGAATGGGACACCGACCTGGAAATAGATGGTATGAGAACGGCAGCAGACTGAACCCGGCAGActtgttttactttgtttacatttgtttgtataggacatttttataaataaaaaaaaaaaaaacattgtttagaGACATATTTATTGGTACAAAATCTATGGGGAGACATCAGGGTAATACTGTAATCACCCCCAATCGCCCCCCCCCAAACATTTAAAATTAGAATCTTGAATTCCATGTTCATTGGGACAGTTCAGGAACAGTTAActtacattgcaatgcattctggtaagtgtagtcttGCCTTAAAGAATAGAGACcagtgaaaggtacctgagacaggtaaaaggTACCAGAATGAATTGccatgtgagttgaaaagcctgaactgtcccaaactgtcccggtGAACATGGAGCCATGTGGTCACCCTAAGTTTACCTGGAGAGAATGCCGGCTGCTGCACTTTGGGTGCTCAGGGGCACATGTGTCCAGCAGGCCAGCTTATGAGGGTACACCGGTATAGATGATTAACGCGTCCTGATGTTTGAATCAAACCTGTCATTTTTATGTCCGCTCAAGATGCAAAGCAGCCCCGCTATTCCACAGTAAAGACGCTGTATGAAGAAGCCTGTAAAATCTTTGCCGTGGTTCCAGCGTCATACTTCCTGCGCCACATGCATGACCAAGAGCTCAACCTGATGCATCATGGACTGGGGCCACAGGTGCAGTCTCATCATTTTTCTATgcaatttaaccctttcagtcctggcaagACCTCAAGGTCAAGCCATATGTTGACAGATGGCGTTGGAAATCCCgctggaacctcacaggactcctcaGTCCCAGTCTGGTGTGGTGTATGTCTACTTCCTGTAATCGTGTTGAGATTCGACAGCAGTagttcaggactgaaagggttaatgagtCGTAACGGATCGAAGCTGCTGTGCTCGTGCAAGTCCTGGTTTGTAACACTGCCACCATTGCATTGCATGCTTCTCTTTCAATATGCTGGTGTGGGTTAAGCCCTCTCTGCACCAAATGCACAAAAAAGCTGTAAATGGTAACAGTTTTTCTGTTGTTCTTTTCCCATTCCAGGGTGCCAAAGCTCTTTCCGTTCCCTTGGTAACCAATACCTCCGTTCTGAACTTGAATCTGAGTGATAATTGGcttggaggaggaggtggagtggCCATTGCAGAGATGCTGAAAGAGAACTGCTACATCACAGGTTTGTTTACCAgactctttttctttttcagttcaTGTAGAAAGGAATCAGTGATTGGGgtccctgtgttttattttgaggcaCTTGTTTTCCATCTGTATTGTGTTCATTATTAAAACATATACatgtatgttactaacatacATTCCCCACCAAAGCTTTCAATATTACATTAGAGTTGTAGGTCTCACAAAAAATGAATAACCTGTGACCTACATCTATTGtctgtacatgtaaaaatacatatatcCCAAGACTTTAAAACTGTCAGTGCCTCATGGTAAAGAATATTGTAACTAAGCTTCATCACAGCAATGTAAATGTGCCGTATGGAAAGACAGAGGGACAGGATTTTCCCGACTTATGTAATAACTGTGCTGAAGTGTTGGTCCCAACCAACGTTTTGACGAGAATCTTTCTCCGTGTCTTCGATGGTTTGCAGTTCTAAGGTCAGCCTCAGGAGGGCAGTACAGCAGCACAACCTTTTCACTCCTGGTCATTTTCTAAACGCTAACCCTCCAATACGCTTTACACAATTTGCAGGAATCGACTTGTCAGACAACAAGCTGGGATTAGCAGGTGCCCAGGCTATTTCCGCCATGCTGAAGGAGAACGTCACCCTGGTGAATATTAACCTGTGCGGGAATGAGTTTGATGACCATGCTGCCACACCCCTGGCTGAGGCTTTCATGAGCAACCACAAAGTGCAGTCCATAGACTTGAGCCACAACCTGATGGGAGAGGGAGCAGGTACAGCCAGGCAGCTGCTGTGGGGTCTTCATACAGCTGTCAACCTTGCAGGTCCTTCAGAGCAATCCTCTTGATCTCTTTGCTACCTGAACCAGTTACTCTGTCTGGAAGGGTAGACTGCTTTTATATGTTAGCGGTTTGAAAACCCTTTTAAAGCTGTTAATGGTTAATCACTGAAACATTCAACAACTATGAAACGtttagaaggaaaaaaagaatATACAGCATTTTTAGAAATGAATGGAACGGTGTTGGATGTAAGTGGCATAGCTTTGTTATTTAATTGAATGAATGTAACTTCTGAACATCTATATCAGTTGTCAGAATGTGAACATTGGCTTGTAACTGCTGAGGTGTAAAGCAACACACAGAGAAGCAGGAATTTAATAGACTTTTCAGCCGTGTAATGGGACTGTGGTTATATTGTACAAGCTTTCTTAAATGGCTTTTCTATTTATGGACATTTCAGATCCTAGGGGATATGTTCTGCAAGTCACAAGTTTATTTTAACCAAACTGTGGCTCAGCCGTTTACATTTAAGAACCAGACCCAAGCATGTATTTAGGTCATAGAAAAATGCAACCCAATTATGTGAAAAGCAATGCAATGCTATGAACTGTCCACAGGTGCATTTAGTGATTGATGGATGAACGTGTATACATATCTAATGATTCAGTTCTATTAGCAGCACCTGGTGGATGGTGTATTGCATGGTGTGGTTTGTGGCTTATTCTTTTGTGTGAGATCTTTTCAATTTCACGTATCCTGTCTGTGTGACTGCTCATTGCATTAATGCACAGTGGAGCAGGAGAACCTACGCAATCTGCAAGCCCTGTGTCTAAAGGAAATCTTTATGACTGGCTGGCTGACTTTTTCAAATGAAAGATAAACTAAAGCTCGCAAAAAAACAGTGCATGAATAACAATACACATGGACCTGGTCTAGACCGATggcagctttgtgaatagagggCAAGTTATCATGaaaaatgtctgtgtttataCAATTGAAGGGATTGCTGTTTTTCTGAGTGTACCTtttcaaaattaaacaaaaaacaaatcaagttTGGTAAAGCATGCTGAAAGTACGGTGAAgcatgaacacacacagtgaagcgcagagaggcatggtaaagatTGCTCATGAAAACCATCGTAacctgtggtaaatgcacagcagAGGCACGGTAAACTTGTCTACCGGTATTAACGGGTCTTTTCTGTTTACAGGGGAAGTCTTGGGCAATGCCATTGCTGAAAACACTGGGATGAAGGAGCTCAACCTGAGCTGGAACTGCTTTCGTGAAATGGGATCCATACCTATAGCAAAAGGCCTTGGGGTACCACTGTTTATACCGAATGGTTTTCATCCCCTGTAATTCGCTCTCACACCCACTCTCAGTTGTGTGAAAATGTGCTCTAACTGCAACAACTTGGCTTCACATgaagaaacctgttttttttttttttgcatgtccaTGAGTAATCCATGAAGGGAGGAAGTGAGTATGCATAGCAATGAAACCTGTTCTAGTACAGACATGCTGTGACAGCTCCCTTCCGTGACACAAGAGGCCACACATTCTCTCCTCTCCATTACCTAGAGTTGCTTCGTGCCAAGATTCATTGCCTTGTGatgcatgccttttttttttttttttggactagGCAAACATATTCCTTCGAGCGGTGGATTTGTCATACAATGGGTTTGGAAAGACTGGAGCTGCTGCCCTTGGAGAAGCTCTGAAAGTGAACAATGTGCTTGAGCATCTCAACGTCaggtaactcctgctgccctcaGACTGCACTAAACTGtgctaaaagcatagcaaagtgtagcatGGCAGACTTGAGTCTGCAAATTGACCAGGGTGAACTTTTACGATATGTAAAGTCATTGTGGGTTTAGTTTATTCTAATTACCTGCAGTGACAGTTTGTCCGATGACCAGGCAGACGAACACAAGGAGTTTGGTTCTACATTGGCTGGTGTACTTTTTCAAACAACAACACAAGATAAACAAATGTACTGGCTGTGGGTTCAGGAGTTTCACAAACTTTAACCCAGGCTGTTCGTTATCTCAGTGCCCAGGACAAAGTGCACACAAACATCCACTCTCCTGCAGTCCTAGGCTGATGTGAGTCGCTACCTCCCAGGCAGCACATCCTTTATACACATGGCCACACTTGGCCCTCAAAAGGACAAACGTTAAGTTGGTCCTTCCTGCTCGCTCTGTTTCTGAAACAAAGGTTTTTATCGGGGTCTCTAATTTTTAAATTCAACAGTAACAACAGGATTCCACCAGAGGGAGCTGTGAGGTTTGCCACGGGCCTTAAAGAAAATAAGACCTTAAAGACCTTGAATGTAAGTAGTTGTTGATGTTTTGAATGCCTGTATGTTACTGTGAATTAAAAAAGAATGTACAACCGCCACTCATTTCAGAATATGAATGTAAGACATGTTGATAAACTATATCGACTTCACTGTTTGATTTGagtgatttataataataaaaactaattgaaaaACACCGTCCATCAATAAACTGGCTTAGGCAGGGGAGTCGTCTTCCTTGTGCTGGTTTGACTGAATAAAGAAATCGATGACTTCAGATCGTCACGCTGttttatttaggtttttatttttactaactGTCTAATTTCCCTTTTTTTTCATCCAGTTCTCTCGAAATCCAATGCAGAGCGCTGGTTGTTATGGGATAATTAAATCCATGCAAGGAAACCCAGAGTCTGCTATTGAGTTCTTGGATTTCTCTGTAAGTAGTATTCTATTGAAATGTAATGCATGCTCAGCAAGCAGCCACTGCTACCTCTCAGATATATAATCATAATCCTAATACAAATTAGGTTGTCTCTCACAGAATCAGCTTTATTAAGTGTGTTTCACACGCAGGGTACCTCTTTAACTAAACCCCATTTTCAGGACATTACTGTGAACAAGGACTTTGATGACTTGCACACCTCCGTCAAAGAGATGTTCCCTCATCTGAAGGTTATACACGGAGGCAACACAGACGAGTTCAGAAAAACAAAAGCCAAAGTAAGTGGTTTGACTGGATGCTTCCAATTCCCACCCCACAAAAAGCGTCATCGTTTGTACCACACGTGTCCTATGAAAGCATCTCTCTACTCTGTATGATATTAGCGTTGGGGCTGCTTTCTTTTGCTCCATTACCTGAAACACGTACTACATTGTGGGGAAATCTTTTGAATGGTCTTACTAAAAGTTATAACCCTACTGGGTGAGTAGACACACGTCAGTCCTGAAGACCAAGTGCTCTGCATACACTTCATGCACTGCATAGCAATGAATACAGAATGCTGGATCCGAAGCTGTGCTCTGTGTTTTCTAAGCCCTGCCACTAGATGGCATTATatcacaaattaataaaaaaataaaattaaaaaaaaacattattactgCTAGACAGATAGACTTAGAAGATATTCTATAAAGAAAAAGTAGTTTCCTAAAGTGAATCGCCTGTTACTTATGATACAAGAACAAGTTTagcaaagcattgtaaaagcatgatAAACCACTGGCTatccatgataaaaaaaaaacaggaatacatGTAAAGCATGTTAAACAATGGTAAACTGTTACAATGGCATCTGTaattaaccactactccacactgggcagcagtgtggagcagtggttagggctctggactcttgaccggaggctcgtgggatcaatccccggtggggacactgctgctgtacccttgagcaaggtactttacctagattgctccagtaaaaacccaactgtataaatgggtaattgtatgtaaaaataatgtgatatcttgtaaccattgtaagtcgccctggataagggcgtctgctaagaaataaataataataataataataataataaaaaataatactatgTTTCTGACCAAAAGCTGATATTCTGAGTTTCTTTCACCTAGCACTCCCCCACACAGCTGTCAGGCCCCTTATACAAGCTGAAGCAGCACATGAAGGAGAACAGCTTGAATCTGGTGGATTTCTTTGAACGTGTGGACAAGGACAAGAGCGCAGTGGTCACTCGGCGCGAGTTTGAGCAAGGACTTGTGGTCAGTGAATCAGGCAGGCCTGTCTGCGAGTTGTGTACAGTTATGGGATGAGACTGTCTGCTCACAGGCACTGTGAGTGCAGCTCAGTGGTTCCTTCACTCAAAGCACAAGCTGTTTGTAAACCAGCCGCCCAATGCATTTCTCAACATGGACTCGGGAGTGTTtgccaggagaagaaaaaaaaaaaaagtcacaagacAGTGTATCCAGATAACGCTCCCCCCTGCAACAGAGCTGCTTTTCCGTTCCACCCATTTCAATCAGAGTggcagcactgttgcaggagggagcgtgaactggatacactgcgacgtttagaagattttttttttttttctcctggcgaATGTTCCTGAGTaaagttgaaaaaaagtaattcctCAGTATGTTTACCCATGATGCGTGAGTATCAAAACTATCAgaaatatgttgaaaaaaaagatTGCAGCGATATGGACAGcacgggatacagcaaaggcaatgtgtttcttgtaaacactgcagtggGTTCTGTGACACTGAAATTAGGGGACTGGGGAAGGTAGAGAGCGTTACGCGTATTGCTTTATAGTTCCATTCGAACAGCTGAAAAACGGTTGCCTGCTTCTCGCACATAAGCTTGTGTTCAGTTTTA
This window harbors:
- the LOC117428482 gene encoding leucine-rich repeat-containing protein 74B-like isoform X1, with the translated sequence MVISKKQLKESALPSVQEVREAELEQESSQSGSHQLGGIASRPWKAFSRGSTDTKTVSRSDKAHSPTERASAGPKEEAEEDSPAEQEGEDPQGAKSRESSEEEATNQEEEWDTDLEIDDAKQPRYSTVKTLYEEACKIFAVVPASYFLRHMHDQELNLMHHGLGPQGAKALSVPLVTNTSVLNLNLSDNWLGGGGGVAIAEMLKENCYITGIDLSDNKLGLAGAQAISAMLKENVTLVNINLCGNEFDDHAATPLAEAFMSNHKVQSIDLSHNLMGEGAGTARQLLWGLHTAVNLAGEVLGNAIAENTGMKELNLSWNCFREMGSIPIAKGLGANIFLRAVDLSYNGFGKTGAAALGEALKVNNVLEHLNVSNNRIPPEGAVRFATGLKENKTLKTLNFSRNPMQSAGCYGIIKSMQGNPESAIEFLDFSDITVNKDFDDLHTSVKEMFPHLKVIHGGNTDEFRKTKAKHSPTQLSGPLYKLKQHMKENSLNLVDFFERVDKDKSAVVTRREFEQGLVGAGIPSSKGELQQLMDTLDKEKNGEIDLREEFEKSLGNNTALRYLLAPRF
- the LOC117428482 gene encoding leucine-rich repeat-containing protein 74B-like isoform X2; the protein is MVISKKQLKESALPSVQEVREAELEQESSQSGSHQLGGIASRPWKAFSRGSTDTKTVSRSDKAHSPTERASAGPKEEAEEDSPAEQEGEDPQGAKSRESSEEEATNQEEEWDTDLEIDDAKQPRYSTVKTLYEEACKIFAVVPASYFLRHMHDQELNLMHHGLGPQGAKALSVPLVTNTSVLNLNLSDNWLGGGGGVAIAEMLKENCYITGIDLSDNKLGLAGAQAISAMLKENVTLVNINLCGNEFDDHAATPLAEAFMSNHKVQSIDLSHNLMGEGAGTARQLLWGLHTAVNLAGEVLGNAIAENTGMKELNLSWNCFREMGSIPIAKGLGANIFLRAVDLSYNGFGKTGAAALGEALKVNNVLEHLNVSNNRIPPEGAVRFATGLKENKTLKTLNFSRNPMQSAGCYGIIKSMQGNPESAIEFLDFSDITVNKDFDDLHTSVKEMFPHLKVIHGGNTDEFRKTKAKHSPTQLSGPLYKLKQHMKENSLNLVDFFERVDKDKSAVVTRREFEQGLVGAGIPSSKGELQQLMDTLDKEKNGEIDLSELNKLLMSD
- the LOC117428482 gene encoding leucine-rich repeat-containing protein 74B-like isoform X3 encodes the protein MVISKKQLKESALPSVQEVREAELEQESSQSGSHQLGGIASRPWKAFSRGSTDTKTVSRSDKAHSPTERASAGPKEEAEEDSPAEQEGEDPQGAKSRESSEEEATNQEEEWDTDLEIDDAKQPRYSTVKTLYEEACKIFAVVPASYFLRHMHDQELNLMHHGLGPQGAKALSVPLVTNTSVLNLNLSDNWLGGGGGVAIAEMLKENCYITGIDLSDNKLGLAGAQAISAMLKENVTLVNINLCGNEFDDHAATPLAEAFMSNHKVQSIDLSHNLMGEGAGEVLGNAIAENTGMKELNLSWNCFREMGSIPIAKGLGANIFLRAVDLSYNGFGKTGAAALGEALKVNNVLEHLNVSNNRIPPEGAVRFATGLKENKTLKTLNFSRNPMQSAGCYGIIKSMQGNPESAIEFLDFSDITVNKDFDDLHTSVKEMFPHLKVIHGGNTDEFRKTKAKHSPTQLSGPLYKLKQHMKENSLNLVDFFERVDKDKSAVVTRREFEQGLVGAGIPSSKGELQQLMDTLDKEKNGEIDLREEFEKSLGNNTALRYLLAPRF